From a single Azospirillaceae bacterium genomic region:
- a CDS encoding transposase — protein MAEVLDGPERRRRWSAEEKARIVAESREPDAVASAVARRHGMHRNQLYAWRRELRGEEKAVGITFAPVLAEGMAAATGPGIEIAYAGAVIRVGDDTDPALLARVLRTLKRLG, from the coding sequence TTGGCGGAGGTGCTGGACGGACCTGAGCGTCGGCGCCGGTGGAGTGCTGAAGAGAAGGCGCGGATCGTGGCGGAGAGTAGGGAGCCGGACGCGGTGGCGAGCGCCGTGGCGCGGCGTCACGGGATGCATCGGAACCAGTTGTATGCGTGGCGCCGGGAACTTCGCGGCGAGGAGAAGGCGGTCGGCATCACGTTCGCACCCGTGCTCGCGGAAGGGATGGCGGCGGCGACAGGTCCGGGTATCGAGATCGCCTATGCGGGCGCCGTGATCCGAGTAGGCGATGATACCGATCCGGCCCTGCTGGCGCGGGTGCTGCGCACGCTGAAGCGGCTGGGATGA
- a CDS encoding YecA family protein → MTITSSSTAWLGLLTSPAAPGNALSPLALEGYLTGVVVAPDLIPPSRWIAALWGDEEPVFDNDADLNAVLGTLMTRYNSLLSEIDAGLERLETERVCDYRPAFLDAGEKPTHQAVREWVSGFWRAMALAPEGWTAFAGDERLEAVITPFAGFIDLDDGAFVPAEDIDERLNEAAGQIPRAILVLHKIAKIRAARGPRKAEPIRQAKVGRNDPCPCGSGKKYKRCCGAN, encoded by the coding sequence ATGACCATCACCTCCTCATCCACCGCCTGGCTGGGCCTCCTCACCTCGCCGGCGGCGCCGGGGAACGCGCTGTCGCCGCTGGCGCTGGAAGGCTATCTGACCGGCGTCGTGGTGGCGCCCGACCTGATCCCGCCCAGCCGCTGGATCGCCGCTCTCTGGGGCGACGAGGAACCGGTCTTCGACAACGACGCCGACCTCAATGCGGTGCTCGGCACGCTGATGACCCGTTACAACAGCCTCCTGAGCGAGATCGACGCCGGCCTTGAACGGCTGGAAACGGAGCGGGTCTGCGACTACCGCCCGGCCTTCCTGGACGCTGGAGAAAAGCCCACCCACCAGGCTGTCCGGGAATGGGTCTCCGGCTTCTGGCGGGCCATGGCTCTGGCGCCCGAGGGCTGGACCGCCTTTGCCGGAGATGAACGGCTGGAGGCGGTCATCACCCCCTTCGCCGGCTTCATCGACCTCGACGACGGCGCCTTCGTCCCCGCCGAGGACATCGACGAACGCCTCAATGAGGCCGCCGGACAAATCCCCCGCGCCATCCTCGTCCTGCACAAGATCGCCAAGATCAGAGCGGCACGCGGCCCCCGGAAGGCGGAGCCGATCCGCCAGGCCAAGGTCGGCCGCAACGACCCGTGCCCCTGCGGATCAGGCAAGAAATACAAGCGCTGCTGCGGCGCCAACTGA
- a CDS encoding IS66 family transposase — MRIDPDTLPADVEALRAQVLALAETLEAERTERRRVEDLNDRLRHLIRQLQRMQFGPRSERLDADQLNLALEGVEQAQAETEAVAEKDDPALKRRRTGERRKARGSLPPHLPRVEVVVAPENTACPCCRGAMHVIGEDRSERLDVVPARYQVIVTRRPRYGCRACSGAVVQAPAPARLIEGGLPTERLVANVLVTKYADHVPLYRQAQGFARQGIKIDRSTLAFWVGYAAAELTPVWRAMRANLLNSAKLFVDETRAPVLDPGRGRTKSGYFWALARDDRPWRGSDPPAVVYHYAPGRGAKHAAAVLDGFAGVIQTDGYTVYKTVAGRTGIGLAHCWAHLRREFVDITKTGPAPIAEEALRRIARLYAIEAEIRGRTAAERRSVRQARSQPLVEEFKQWLERQLGRVSAKSTTAEAIRYALNQWTGLVRFLDDGRIEIDSNTVERSIRPLVLNRKNALFAGHDRGAENWAVIASLIETCKLQGVNPEAYLADVLARLVDGWPNARLAELTPWAWAKAQATVTGPIATRCAA; from the coding sequence ATGCGGATTGATCCCGACACCCTTCCGGCCGACGTCGAGGCCTTGCGCGCCCAGGTTCTGGCGCTGGCGGAGACGTTGGAGGCCGAGCGGACGGAGCGCCGACGGGTCGAGGATCTGAACGACCGGTTGCGCCACCTCATCCGCCAACTGCAGCGCATGCAGTTCGGCCCGCGGTCGGAGCGGCTCGATGCCGACCAGCTCAACCTGGCGCTGGAGGGCGTTGAGCAGGCGCAGGCTGAGACCGAGGCGGTGGCGGAGAAGGATGATCCCGCGCTGAAGCGGCGGCGAACCGGCGAGCGCCGCAAGGCACGGGGATCGCTGCCGCCGCACCTGCCACGCGTCGAGGTGGTGGTGGCGCCGGAGAACACGGCCTGTCCCTGCTGCCGGGGCGCCATGCATGTGATCGGCGAGGACCGGTCGGAGCGGTTGGACGTGGTGCCAGCCCGCTACCAGGTGATCGTGACCCGCCGTCCCCGCTATGGCTGCCGCGCCTGTTCGGGCGCGGTGGTCCAAGCCCCGGCACCGGCCCGCCTGATCGAAGGAGGCTTGCCGACCGAGCGGCTGGTGGCGAATGTGCTGGTCACCAAATACGCCGATCACGTTCCCCTCTACCGGCAGGCCCAGGGCTTCGCCCGGCAGGGGATAAAGATCGACCGCTCGACCTTGGCCTTCTGGGTGGGCTATGCCGCCGCTGAATTGACGCCGGTCTGGCGGGCGATGCGTGCCAACCTGTTGAACTCCGCCAAGCTGTTCGTCGATGAGACCAGGGCGCCGGTGCTCGACCCGGGCCGGGGCAGGACCAAGAGCGGCTACTTCTGGGCGCTGGCGCGGGATGACCGGCCTTGGCGGGGAAGTGATCCGCCGGCGGTGGTCTATCACTACGCGCCTGGCCGGGGTGCCAAGCATGCCGCCGCCGTGCTCGACGGGTTCGCCGGCGTCATCCAGACCGACGGCTATACCGTCTACAAGACGGTAGCGGGCCGCACCGGCATCGGGCTCGCGCATTGCTGGGCGCATCTGCGGCGGGAGTTCGTCGACATCACCAAGACGGGACCGGCACCCATCGCCGAGGAGGCGTTGCGACGGATCGCCCGGCTCTACGCCATTGAGGCGGAGATACGGGGCCGCACGGCGGCGGAACGGCGATCCGTCCGGCAGGCACGGAGCCAGCCGCTGGTCGAAGAGTTCAAGCAATGGCTGGAGCGGCAACTGGGACGCGTCTCCGCCAAATCGACCACGGCTGAGGCCATCCGCTACGCGCTCAACCAGTGGACCGGCCTCGTCCGCTTCCTTGACGACGGGCGGATAGAGATCGATTCCAACACGGTGGAACGGAGCATCCGGCCCTTGGTCCTCAATCGCAAGAACGCGCTCTTCGCCGGTCATGACCGGGGGGCGGAGAACTGGGCGGTGATCGCCTCGCTCATCGAGACCTGCAAGCTGCAGGGCGTGAACCCGGAGGCCTACCTGGCCGACGTGCTGGCCCGGCTGGTCGACGGCTGGCCCAACGCGCGGCTGGCAGAGCTCACGCCGTGGGCCTGGGCCAAGGCGCAGGCCACCGTGACGGGGCCCATCGCGACGAGGTGTGCTGCATGA
- a CDS encoding ATP-binding cassette domain-containing protein: MPLPPLIHLRDLRHAVAGRLVLDLPDWRVNSGDHGLLLGPSGSGKTTLLQIIAGLLAPTAGQVTVAGQDMTSLSEGVRDVVRGACIGLVFQQLHLVNALTLADNLRLAQRLAGYPLDDGRVADLLDRIGLGPLAQAYPRQLSQGERQRLAIARAVVNRPALVLADEPTSALDDGNCQRLLDLMLEQAAENGATLLIATHDARLKTRLSTRLVLASPVLGAAA, from the coding sequence ATGCCCTTGCCACCCCTGATCCATCTGCGTGACCTGCGCCATGCGGTGGCCGGCCGCCTTGTGTTGGACCTGCCCGACTGGCGGGTGAATTCCGGTGATCACGGACTGTTGCTGGGGCCCAGCGGCAGCGGCAAGACCACTTTGTTGCAGATCATCGCCGGCCTGCTGGCGCCGACGGCGGGGCAGGTGACCGTGGCGGGGCAGGACATGACCAGCCTGAGCGAAGGCGTGCGCGATGTGGTGCGCGGCGCCTGCATCGGCCTGGTGTTCCAGCAACTGCACCTGGTGAACGCCCTGACGCTGGCCGACAATCTGCGGCTGGCGCAACGGCTGGCCGGGTATCCCCTGGATGACGGCCGTGTCGCCGACCTGCTGGACCGCATCGGCCTGGGTCCTCTCGCCCAGGCCTATCCCCGGCAGCTTTCGCAAGGCGAACGCCAGCGCCTGGCCATCGCCCGCGCTGTCGTCAACCGGCCGGCGCTGGTGCTGGCGGACGAACCCACCAGCGCGCTGGACGACGGCAATTGCCAGCGCCTGCTGGATCTGATGCTGGAGCAGGCGGCCGAGAACGGCGCCACCCTGCTGATCGCCACCCATGACGCGCGGCTGAAGACCCGCCTGTCCACCCGGCTGGTGCTGGCGTCCCCCGTTCTGGGGGCCGCGGCATGA
- the tnpB gene encoding IS66 family insertion sequence element accessory protein TnpB (TnpB, as the term is used for proteins encoded by IS66 family insertion elements, is considered an accessory protein, since TnpC, encoded by a neighboring gene, is a DDE family transposase.), protein MIIPPSGIRVLVATRPVDFRRGADGLAALVQEVLAQDPFSGTVFVFRSKRTDRLKLLVWDGTGLVLVWKRLEAGAFRWPPITDGVMRLSGAQMEALLAGLDWSRLHVPRQGRPKAAQ, encoded by the coding sequence ATGATCATCCCCCCGTCCGGCATCCGGGTTCTGGTGGCGACGCGGCCGGTGGACTTCCGCCGCGGTGCTGACGGCCTGGCAGCGCTGGTGCAGGAGGTGCTGGCGCAGGACCCGTTCTCGGGGACGGTCTTCGTGTTTCGCTCCAAGCGCACGGATAGACTGAAGCTCCTGGTCTGGGATGGCACCGGGTTGGTGTTGGTGTGGAAGCGCCTGGAGGCCGGCGCCTTCCGCTGGCCGCCGATCACCGACGGGGTTATGCGGCTGTCGGGCGCACAGATGGAGGCGCTGTTGGCCGGGCTGGACTGGAGCCGGTTGCACGTCCCGCGGCAGGGACGTCCGAAAGCCGCGCAATAG